From a region of the Kaistia sp. 32K genome:
- a CDS encoding succinylglutamate desuccinylase/aspartoacylase family protein — MGLNAKQLAQCTVDFDKDGKQSGYFNLPLSVHDDAWGVIRVPLAVIKNGVGPTVILEGGNHGDEYEGPIALGELIRDLDPGLVAGRLIFIPAINLPAVNAARRTSPIDDLNMNRTFPGDANGTATQQISAFVNDALFPMGDAFLDLHSGGSSLDLMPSSVIEPVADPIQHARNVAAVTAFDAPLIVVIDNRGDHRTATASAARAGLTVVGTEMAGGGTVSLDALDICRRGVRNVLSHLGVLPPEMATAPRHEQRLFELPGSDAFVLSDDDGVFEPFHRNGTMVSRGQPAGRIHFLSHPDRKPAELTYSADGILYGRRQPGRVRPGNCCVVVASPYGGSLK; from the coding sequence ATGGGCCTGAACGCTAAGCAACTGGCGCAATGCACCGTCGACTTCGACAAGGACGGCAAGCAGAGCGGCTATTTCAACCTGCCCCTTTCGGTCCATGACGACGCCTGGGGCGTGATCCGCGTGCCGCTCGCCGTCATCAAGAACGGCGTCGGCCCGACCGTCATCCTCGAAGGCGGCAATCACGGCGACGAGTATGAAGGACCGATCGCGCTCGGCGAACTGATCCGCGATCTCGATCCCGGTCTCGTCGCCGGCCGGCTGATCTTCATTCCGGCGATCAATTTGCCGGCCGTCAACGCCGCCCGCCGCACGTCGCCGATCGACGATCTCAACATGAACCGGACCTTTCCGGGCGATGCCAACGGCACCGCGACCCAGCAGATCTCAGCCTTCGTCAACGACGCGCTCTTCCCGATGGGCGACGCCTTCCTCGACCTGCATTCGGGCGGCTCGTCGCTCGACCTGATGCCGAGCTCGGTGATCGAGCCCGTCGCCGATCCGATCCAGCACGCCAGGAACGTCGCCGCCGTCACCGCCTTCGACGCGCCGCTGATCGTCGTCATCGACAATCGCGGCGACCATCGCACGGCGACCGCCTCGGCCGCGCGCGCCGGGCTGACCGTGGTCGGCACCGAGATGGCCGGTGGCGGCACCGTCTCGCTCGACGCGCTCGACATCTGCCGTCGCGGCGTGCGCAACGTGCTGTCGCATCTGGGCGTCCTGCCGCCGGAGATGGCGACGGCGCCGCGGCACGAACAGCGCCTGTTCGAACTGCCGGGATCCGACGCCTTCGTGCTCTCCGACGATGACGGCGTGTTCGAGCCCTTCCACAGGAACGGCACGATGGTGTCGCGCGGACAGCCGGCCGGACGCATCCACTTCCTGTCGCATCCCGATCGCAAGCCGGCGGAGTTGACCTACTCCGCCGACGGCATCCTCTATGGACGTCGCCAGCCCGGCCGTGTCCGTCCCGGCAATTGCTGCGTCGTCGTCGCCTCACCCTATGGGGGATCCCTGAAATGA
- a CDS encoding threonine/serine dehydratase, whose product MITLANIEAAAKRIAPHIRRTPTIRAEALAEPVTEATLSLKLESLQPTGSFKARGATNKLLTTPKEELAGGVVTASGGNHGLATARAAKLAGVPATIFVPKSITPAKVEKLKRWGATVEIIGDIWNETNLHALAFAKENGAAYFHPFADANVIAGQGTIGLELLEEIPDVDTVLVAIGGGGLISGMGVAIKALKPSVRIIGIEPEGSPTLKASLDAGRVVRLPSVTSRVATMSCAETDPGVFELVRDHVDDIVLIPDEAMLEASRWLWFEMGIAADLSGAAAIAALRTGVLSFPAGHSVGALVCGAGPDALV is encoded by the coding sequence ATGATCACGCTCGCCAATATCGAAGCCGCCGCCAAGCGGATCGCCCCGCATATCCGCCGCACGCCGACCATCCGCGCCGAGGCGCTCGCCGAACCGGTGACCGAGGCGACGCTGTCGCTGAAGCTCGAAAGCCTGCAGCCGACCGGCTCGTTCAAGGCGCGCGGCGCCACCAACAAGCTGCTGACCACGCCGAAGGAAGAGCTCGCCGGCGGCGTCGTCACTGCCTCGGGCGGCAATCACGGCCTGGCGACGGCGCGCGCAGCAAAGCTCGCCGGCGTGCCGGCGACGATCTTCGTGCCGAAGAGCATCACGCCGGCCAAGGTCGAGAAGCTGAAGCGCTGGGGCGCCACCGTCGAGATCATCGGCGACATCTGGAACGAGACGAACCTGCACGCCCTCGCCTTCGCCAAGGAGAACGGCGCCGCCTATTTCCACCCCTTCGCCGACGCCAACGTGATCGCCGGCCAGGGCACGATCGGGCTTGAGCTGCTGGAAGAAATCCCCGACGTCGACACCGTGCTGGTGGCGATCGGCGGCGGCGGCCTGATCTCCGGCATGGGCGTCGCCATCAAGGCGCTGAAGCCGTCGGTCCGGATCATCGGCATCGAGCCGGAGGGATCGCCGACGCTGAAGGCGTCGCTCGATGCCGGCCGCGTCGTCCGCCTGCCCTCCGTGACGAGCCGCGTCGCCACCATGTCCTGCGCCGAGACCGATCCGGGCGTGTTCGAACTGGTGCGCGACCATGTCGACGACATCGTGCTGATCCCGGACGAAGCGATGCTCGAGGCGAGCCGCTGGCTCTGGTTCGAGATGGGCATCGCCGCCGATCTCTCCGGCGCCGCCGCGATCGCGGCGCTCCGCACCGGCGTTCTAAGCTTCCCGGCCGGCCATTCCGTCGGCGCGCTGGTCTGCGGCGCCGGTCCCGACGCGCTGGTCTGA